Genomic window (Marinobacter fonticola):
CATTACAGGGATTGCCACGGCGTTCATGGATTCAGTTCCCATGGTGATCTTGTGTGGCCAGGTGGCCTCGACGCTGATCGGTGAGGATGCCTTTCAGGAAACCGACATGATCGGGGTTTCCCGACCCGTCGTGAAGCACAACATGTCGGTCCGTCATCCGTCCGAAATCCCCGAGATTGTTCGCAAGGCCTATTTCATTGCGGCCACCGGCCGTCCTGGCCCGGTCGTTGTGGATATTCCCAAGGACATGACCACGCCTAACGAGCGTTACGAATACAGTTACCCCAAGAAGGTCAAACTGCGTTCGTACAACCCGGCGATGCGGGGTCACGCAGGGCAGATCCGGAAAGCATCGGAAATGCTTTTGGCGGCCAAGCGGCCGATCATCTATGCCGGTGGTGGGGTGGTCCTGGGCAAGGCCTCTGAGCAGCTAACCGAACTGGCTCACCTGTTGGGTTTCCCGGTAACCAATACGCTGATGGGCATTGGCGGCTTCCCTGCCGGTGACAAGCAGTCGTTGGGCTGGCTGGGCATGCACGGGACCTACGAGTCCAATATGGCCATGCATCATTCCGACCTGATTCTCGCCGTTGGGGCCCGTTTCGATGACCGGGTGACCAATGCGACCGAGAAGTTCTGTCCCGGTGCGCGAATTGTCCATATCGATATCGACCCGGCTTCTATTTCCAAGACCATCGAAGCGGACGTGCCGATCGTTGGGCCCGTCGATGCCGTGCTCAAGGAAATGATCGCTTTGGTGAAGGAAAGTAAAGACAAGCCCGATGCCGAAGCGCTCAAGTCCTGGTGGAAGCAGATCGAAGAATGGCGTGCATTCCATGGCATGCGTTACGAGAAAAGCGACAAGTACATTAAGCCGCAGGAAGTCATCGAAGCGTTACATCGCCTCACCAACGGCGAGGCCTATGTCACCACGGATGTGGGTCAGCACCAGATGTTTGCGGCCCAATATTACAAGTTCAACAAACCCAATCGCTGGATTAACTCCGGCGGCCTGGGAACGATGGGCTTTGGTTTGCCGGCGGCCATGGGTGTGAAGCTGAGTTTTCCGGACGATGATGTTATCTGCGTCACGGGTGAGGGCAGTATCCAGATGAACATCCAGGAACTGAGCACCTGTAAGCAATATAACCTGCCGGTCAAGGTCGTGAACCTCAACAACCAAGCGCTGGGTATGGTGAAGCAATGGCAGGATATGAACTACGAGTCCCGCCACTCTCAGTCCTATATGGAATCGTTGCCGGACTTCATCAAGCTGGCCGAGGCCTACGGTCACGTGGGCATCCGGATCGACCGTAAGGAAGATCTTGAGGCCAAGCTTGAAGAAGCCTTTGCGATGAAGGACAAGCTGGTGTTTCTGGACATCTACGTTGATCCACACGAACACGTCTACCCGATGCAGGTGGCTCGTGGTTCGATGAAGGATATGTGGCTCAGTAAAACGGAGAGGGTCTGATCACCATGCGTCGCATCATTTCTGTATTGCTTGAGAACGAGCCTGGCGCGCTGTCTCGCGTGGTTGGTCTATTTTCGCAGCGCAACTACAACATCGAGACTCTGACGGTCGCACCTACCGAAGACGAGACGCTTTCCCGTTTGACGGTAACCACAACCGGTTCCGATCGCGTGATTGAGCAGATCACCAAACAACTCAACAAGCTGATTGAGGTGGTCAAGCTGGTGGACCTGACCGAAGGGGCGCATATCGAGCGTGAGCTGATGCTGATCAAGCTCAAGGCGAGTGGCTCGCAGCGGGCGGAAATCAAGCGCACTGTCGATATCTTTCGGGGTCAGATCGTCGACGTAACGAGCACGGTTTATACCGTCCAGCTCGCCGGCGACAGTGACAAGCTCGATGCCTTTATTCAGTCGATCGGCACGACGGGCGTGCTCGAGGTTGTTCGTTCCGGCG
Coding sequences:
- the ilvN gene encoding acetolactate synthase small subunit; the encoded protein is MRRIISVLLENEPGALSRVVGLFSQRNYNIETLTVAPTEDETLSRLTVTTTGSDRVIEQITKQLNKLIEVVKLVDLTEGAHIERELMLIKLKASGSQRAEIKRTVDIFRGQIVDVTSTVYTVQLAGDSDKLDAFIQSIGTTGVLEVVRSGVSGIARGEKVLSI
- a CDS encoding acetolactate synthase 3 large subunit, translating into MELLSGADMLIRSLQDEGIEYIYGYPGGAALHIYDALFRQDKVKHILVRHEQAAVHMADGYARASGKPGTVLVTSGPGATNTITGIATAFMDSVPMVILCGQVASTLIGEDAFQETDMIGVSRPVVKHNMSVRHPSEIPEIVRKAYFIAATGRPGPVVVDIPKDMTTPNERYEYSYPKKVKLRSYNPAMRGHAGQIRKASEMLLAAKRPIIYAGGGVVLGKASEQLTELAHLLGFPVTNTLMGIGGFPAGDKQSLGWLGMHGTYESNMAMHHSDLILAVGARFDDRVTNATEKFCPGARIVHIDIDPASISKTIEADVPIVGPVDAVLKEMIALVKESKDKPDAEALKSWWKQIEEWRAFHGMRYEKSDKYIKPQEVIEALHRLTNGEAYVTTDVGQHQMFAAQYYKFNKPNRWINSGGLGTMGFGLPAAMGVKLSFPDDDVICVTGEGSIQMNIQELSTCKQYNLPVKVVNLNNQALGMVKQWQDMNYESRHSQSYMESLPDFIKLAEAYGHVGIRIDRKEDLEAKLEEAFAMKDKLVFLDIYVDPHEHVYPMQVARGSMKDMWLSKTERV